Proteins from a single region of Kineosporiaceae bacterium:
- a CDS encoding nucleotidyl transferase AbiEii/AbiGii toxin family protein: MIALEAALARIAESVREVGFRFALVGGLAVSARAQPRLTRDADLAVAVEDDAAAEHLIHGLFRRGYAAGLFVEQESTGRLSTVRLTHPADGGLVVDLLLASSGIETEIVHAADDLAITDGLTLPVASIGHLIVMKLLARDDRQRPMDADDLRALAEEATEGDWMVATSAAALVTARGFHRERDLGAALRDLREHGAY; the protein is encoded by the coding sequence GTGATCGCGCTCGAGGCCGCCCTGGCGCGGATTGCCGAGTCTGTTCGAGAAGTCGGGTTCCGGTTCGCCCTGGTTGGCGGGCTCGCGGTATCGGCCCGAGCGCAACCTCGACTCACGCGTGACGCAGACCTGGCCGTGGCCGTCGAGGACGACGCCGCCGCGGAGCATCTGATCCACGGACTGTTTCGCCGTGGGTACGCGGCGGGATTGTTCGTCGAGCAGGAGTCCACCGGGCGCTTGTCGACGGTTCGACTGACCCATCCGGCCGACGGTGGGCTCGTGGTGGATCTCTTGCTCGCCTCGTCGGGAATCGAGACCGAGATCGTGCACGCAGCGGATGACCTCGCGATCACCGACGGCCTGACGCTGCCCGTGGCGTCGATCGGCCATCTGATCGTCATGAAGTTGCTTGCCCGCGATGACCGCCAGCGGCCCATGGATGCCGACGACCTCCGCGCGTTGGCCGAGGAGGCGACCGAGGGCGATTGGATGGTGGCGACGTCGGCCGCTGCCCTGGTGACAGCCCGAGGGTTCCACCGCGAGCGTGACCTGGGTGCGGCTCTGCGTGATCTACGCGAGCACGGCGCCTATTGA
- a CDS encoding class I SAM-dependent methyltransferase: MESHEVRLLTEVEDRHWWYAERRELLRRAVTGMTPGDALDVGAAGGGNTRVLLEHGWRAAALEYGAEGARVCAERGITVLRGDATALPLAPNSLDLVVAFDVLEHLDDDKAAAVSVFEALRPGGTFLVAVPVDMRLWSAHDESVGHVRRYERTELTDLLTGAGFVLEDVRSWMVLLRPAVALRRRFGGANGSDLDDPPAWMNRILGAVVAAERHLPVGSLPGVSLLVRARKFA; encoded by the coding sequence GAACTGTTGCGCCGGGCCGTGACCGGCATGACCCCGGGGGATGCCCTCGACGTCGGCGCGGCCGGCGGCGGCAACACCCGGGTGCTGCTCGAGCACGGCTGGCGGGCGGCGGCGCTGGAGTACGGCGCCGAGGGCGCGCGGGTGTGTGCCGAGCGCGGCATCACGGTGCTGCGCGGTGATGCGACCGCGCTGCCGCTGGCGCCGAACAGCCTCGACCTGGTGGTGGCCTTCGACGTGCTCGAGCACCTGGACGACGACAAGGCCGCCGCGGTGAGCGTGTTCGAGGCGTTGCGTCCGGGCGGGACGTTCCTGGTCGCCGTCCCGGTCGACATGCGGCTGTGGTCGGCGCACGACGAGTCGGTGGGGCACGTGCGGCGCTACGAGCGCACCGAGCTGACCGACCTGCTCACCGGCGCCGGCTTCGTGCTCGAGGACGTGCGCAGCTGGATGGTGCTGTTGCGTCCGGCGGTGGCGTTGCGCCGGCGCTTCGGCGGCGCGAACGGCTCGGACCTGGACGACCCGCCCGCCTGGATGAACCGCATCCTGGGTGCCGTGGTGGCCGCCGAGCGTCACCTGCCCGTGGGCTCGCTGCCCGGGGTCTCGTTGTTGGTGCGGGCGCGCAAGTTCGCCTGA
- a CDS encoding glycosyltransferase family 2 protein: MDDAGHPAARPVREPVELSVVVPMYDEEDVLPLFAARLRPVLDGMVSDGLLTDYEVLAVDDGSHDATPILLVKERRNWPQLRVVRLRANAGHQAALSAGLVRCRGEWVASLDADLQDPPEVLRDMLVRATTDGVDVVYGVRTDRSTDSVFKRRTARAYYRLMRATVGNHVSADAGDFRLMSRATVEAVNSLPEHNRVLRLVIPALGFPSAEVGYRREARAAGATHYPISRMIRLTVDSLTGFSIAPLRVATWAGLGGAVLTALLFGYALLAYLSGRVVPGWTSTFVAVAGVGAVQLLCVGILGEYVGRLYTQMQGRPSYFIAHDSLDDDLGE; the protein is encoded by the coding sequence ATGGACGACGCCGGGCATCCTGCGGCCCGGCCGGTGCGCGAACCGGTCGAGCTGAGCGTCGTCGTCCCGATGTACGACGAAGAGGACGTCCTGCCCCTCTTCGCAGCCCGGTTGCGCCCCGTGCTCGACGGCATGGTGAGCGACGGCCTGCTCACCGACTACGAGGTGCTCGCCGTGGACGACGGCAGCCACGACGCCACCCCGATCCTGCTGGTCAAGGAACGGCGCAACTGGCCGCAGCTGCGCGTCGTCCGGCTGCGGGCCAACGCCGGCCACCAGGCCGCGCTGTCGGCAGGTCTGGTGCGCTGCCGCGGCGAGTGGGTGGCCTCACTCGACGCCGACCTGCAGGACCCGCCCGAGGTGCTGCGCGACATGCTCGTGCGCGCCACGACGGACGGCGTGGACGTGGTCTACGGCGTCCGCACCGACCGCAGCACCGACTCGGTGTTCAAACGCCGGACGGCGCGCGCCTACTACCGCCTGATGCGCGCCACCGTGGGCAACCACGTCTCGGCGGACGCCGGCGACTTCCGCCTGATGAGCCGGGCCACGGTGGAGGCCGTCAACAGCCTGCCCGAACACAACCGGGTGCTGCGGCTGGTGATCCCGGCGCTGGGATTCCCCTCGGCCGAGGTCGGCTACCGCCGCGAGGCGCGGGCCGCGGGCGCCACCCACTACCCGATCTCGCGCATGATCCGGCTGACCGTCGACAGCCTGACCGGCTTCTCGATCGCCCCGCTGCGGGTGGCCACCTGGGCGGGCCTGGGCGGGGCCGTCCTGACCGCGCTGTTGTTCGGCTACGCGCTGCTGGCCTACCTGAGCGGCCGGGTCGTGCCCGGCTGGACCTCGACCTTCGTCGCCGTGGCCGGGGTGGGCGCCGTCCAGTTGCTGTGTGTCGGCATCCTCGGCGAGTACGTCGGCCGCCTCTACACCCAGATGCAGGGGCGTCCCTCGTACTTCATCGCCCACGACTCCCTGGACGACGACCTCGGCGAGTGA